A stretch of Arthrobacter sunyaminii DNA encodes these proteins:
- the dapC gene encoding succinyldiaminopimelate transaminase — MSSVPSRTFGLNLPEYPWEAMAPYVQLASQHPDGAVNLSIGTPVDPTPTLVREALAAAADAPGYPTTHGTQALREAIAAWYARRRGVPNLNPQDIMPTVGSKELVAWLPLLLGLGEGDVVVRPTVAYPTYDMGAVLAGATPVAADDLEELDDDVRARVRLVWVNSPGNPTGIVRSAASLRSVVESARALGAVVASDECYAELGWGSWDPSRGGSPVPSILDPAVSGGSNELLLSVYSLSKQSNMAGYRAAFVAGDGAIMANLVNSRKHAGMIVPAPVQAAMEAALGDDTHVATQKDLYRKRRELLVPALEAFGLQIHHSEAGLYLWATAGEDTWTTVERLAKLGIVSGPGSIYGSAGDGFVRIALTGSDERVAAAARRLTAAGG, encoded by the coding sequence ATGAGCTCCGTTCCGTCCCGCACTTTTGGGCTGAATCTGCCGGAGTACCCGTGGGAAGCCATGGCTCCCTACGTGCAACTGGCCTCACAGCACCCTGACGGGGCGGTGAACCTGTCCATCGGAACCCCGGTTGATCCCACTCCCACGCTCGTTCGCGAGGCCCTGGCAGCGGCCGCTGATGCGCCCGGTTACCCCACTACCCACGGCACACAGGCCCTCCGCGAAGCGATAGCTGCCTGGTACGCACGGCGCCGCGGAGTTCCGAACCTGAATCCGCAGGACATTATGCCCACGGTCGGTTCCAAGGAACTGGTGGCCTGGCTGCCGCTGCTGCTGGGACTGGGCGAGGGCGACGTCGTCGTCCGCCCCACGGTTGCCTACCCCACCTATGACATGGGTGCTGTCCTGGCCGGCGCCACCCCGGTGGCCGCCGATGATCTGGAGGAGCTCGACGACGACGTCCGGGCCCGGGTGCGCCTGGTCTGGGTCAACTCGCCCGGCAATCCCACCGGAATTGTCCGTTCAGCGGCCTCACTGCGTTCAGTGGTGGAATCCGCGCGGGCCCTCGGAGCGGTGGTTGCCTCCGACGAGTGCTACGCGGAGCTGGGCTGGGGCTCCTGGGATCCCTCGCGTGGAGGGTCTCCGGTGCCGAGCATCCTGGATCCCGCCGTCAGCGGGGGCAGCAATGAGCTGCTGCTCTCCGTCTACTCGTTGAGCAAGCAGTCCAACATGGCCGGTTACCGTGCCGCTTTCGTGGCCGGTGACGGAGCCATCATGGCCAACCTGGTCAACAGCCGCAAACACGCCGGCATGATCGTGCCCGCCCCCGTGCAGGCCGCCATGGAGGCAGCGCTGGGGGATGACACCCACGTGGCAACGCAGAAGGACCTGTACCGGAAGCGGAGGGAACTCCTGGTTCCCGCCTTGGAAGCTTTTGGGCTGCAGATCCATCATTCCGAGGCAGGGCTGTACCTGTGGGCAACCGCGGGCGAGGACACCTGGACCACAGTGGAGCGGCTGGCGAAGCTGGGCATTGTGTCCGGACCGGGCAGCATTTACGGAAGCGCCGGTGACGGCTTTGTCCGGATTGCCCTGACCGGTTCGGATGAGCGCGTGGCAGCCGCCGCCCGGCGTCTGACCGCTGCCGGCGGATAA
- the fdxA gene encoding ferredoxin codes for MTYVIAQPCVDVKDKACIEECPVDCIYEGERSLYIHPDECVDCGACEPVCPVEAIYYEDDTPEEWADYYKANVEFFDDLGSPGGAAKIGNTHKDHPIIAVLPPQNQEA; via the coding sequence GTGACGTACGTAATTGCGCAGCCATGCGTAGATGTAAAAGACAAGGCATGTATTGAGGAATGCCCGGTGGATTGCATCTATGAAGGTGAACGCTCCCTCTACATCCACCCCGACGAGTGCGTGGACTGCGGTGCCTGCGAGCCGGTCTGCCCCGTTGAGGCCATTTACTACGAGGATGACACTCCCGAGGAATGGGCCGATTACTACAAGGCCAATGTTGAGTTCTTCGATGACCTGGGCTCCCCGGGCGGAGCTGCCAAGATCGGCAACACGCACAAGGACCATCCGATCATCGCCGTGCTGCCTCCGCAGAACCAAGAGGCATGA
- a CDS encoding ABC transporter ATP-binding protein — protein MSTHSMDQSQPLNGLPKPLLEVRDLAITFKTNNGDVPAVRNAHLTIMPGETVAIVGESGSGKSTTALAAIGLLPANGAVSGGSIIFDGEDITHASEKRIVELRGSSIGMVPQDPMSNLNPVWKIGFQVKETLKANGLPHTAKDIAQVLSEAGLPDAAERANQYPHEFSGGMRQRALIAIGLSCRPRLLIADEPTSALDVTVQRQILDHLDRMTDELGTAVLLITHDLGLAAERAHKVVVMYKGQVVESGPALEILTNPQHPYTRKLVESAPSLASRRIETAKSLGLDDSAELLAAHPDGVKTENVIEVKQLSKVFKLRGALGKSTDFKAVDDVSFTIPRGTTTAVVGESGSGKSTVARMVLGLEKATEGQILFDGVDITTLNRKRMFDFRRRVQPIFQDPYGSLDPMYNIFRTIEEPLRVHGIGNSKSREKKVRELLDQVSLPASMMRRYPNELSGGQRQRVAIARALALDPEVVICDEAVSALDVLVQAQILNLLADLQSELGLSYLFITHDLAVVRQIADEVCVMQKGRIVETGSTDDVFDNPQQEYTKALLAAIPGAGLMLPPEVA, from the coding sequence ATGTCCACGCATTCCATGGACCAGTCGCAGCCCCTGAACGGGTTGCCCAAGCCGCTGCTCGAAGTGCGGGACCTCGCCATTACGTTCAAGACGAACAACGGCGACGTCCCGGCTGTGCGCAACGCCCACCTGACGATCATGCCCGGAGAAACGGTCGCGATCGTGGGGGAGTCCGGCTCCGGAAAGTCGACGACGGCGCTGGCCGCCATCGGTCTTCTGCCCGCCAACGGTGCAGTCTCCGGAGGCAGCATCATCTTTGACGGTGAAGACATCACCCATGCGAGCGAAAAGCGCATCGTTGAGCTGCGCGGCTCCTCCATTGGCATGGTTCCGCAGGATCCGATGTCCAACCTGAACCCCGTATGGAAGATCGGCTTCCAGGTCAAGGAAACGCTGAAGGCCAACGGCCTGCCGCACACCGCGAAGGATATTGCGCAGGTGCTCAGCGAGGCCGGACTGCCTGACGCCGCGGAGCGGGCCAACCAGTACCCGCACGAGTTCTCCGGCGGCATGCGCCAGCGTGCACTGATTGCCATTGGCCTGTCCTGCCGGCCGCGGCTGCTCATCGCCGATGAGCCGACGTCGGCCCTGGACGTCACAGTGCAGCGCCAGATCCTGGACCACCTGGACCGCATGACCGACGAGCTTGGCACTGCAGTCCTGCTTATTACCCATGACCTCGGCCTTGCAGCCGAGCGCGCCCACAAGGTTGTCGTGATGTACAAGGGGCAGGTGGTGGAATCCGGTCCCGCACTGGAAATCCTCACCAACCCGCAGCACCCGTACACCCGCAAGCTCGTGGAATCCGCGCCCTCGCTCGCCTCCCGGCGGATTGAGACGGCGAAATCACTGGGCCTGGATGACTCGGCGGAACTCCTCGCGGCACATCCTGACGGAGTCAAGACCGAGAACGTCATTGAGGTGAAGCAGCTCTCCAAGGTGTTTAAGCTGCGCGGGGCACTGGGCAAGTCCACCGACTTCAAAGCCGTCGACGACGTGTCCTTTACGATTCCGCGCGGCACCACCACCGCCGTCGTCGGCGAATCCGGCTCCGGCAAATCCACGGTGGCACGGATGGTCCTGGGCCTGGAAAAGGCAACGGAGGGGCAGATCCTGTTCGACGGAGTGGACATCACCACTCTGAACCGTAAGAGGATGTTCGATTTCCGGCGCCGTGTGCAGCCCATCTTCCAGGACCCGTACGGTTCGCTGGACCCCATGTACAACATCTTCCGGACCATCGAGGAACCGCTCCGCGTTCACGGCATCGGTAATTCCAAGAGCCGCGAGAAGAAGGTCCGGGAGCTGCTGGACCAGGTCTCGCTGCCGGCATCGATGATGCGGCGCTACCCGAACGAGCTGTCGGGCGGACAGCGTCAGCGCGTGGCCATTGCCCGCGCACTGGCGCTGGACCCGGAAGTGGTTATTTGTGATGAGGCTGTTTCGGCCCTGGACGTCCTGGTCCAGGCGCAGATCCTGAACCTGCTGGCCGATCTTCAGTCCGAACTGGGGCTGAGCTACCTGTTCATCACCCATGACCTGGCCGTGGTCCGCCAGATCGCGGACGAGGTGTGCGTGATGCAGAAGGGCCGGATCGTCGAAACCGGGTCCACGGACGATGTCTTCGACAATCCGCAGCAGGAATACACGAAGGCGCTTCTGGCGGCCATCCCGGGTGCCGGGCTGATGCTTCCTCCGGAAGTTGCCTAG
- a CDS encoding citrate synthase, whose translation MTERPSAQLRYGENTEDSLELPRVDAVEGNGGFDVSKLLKQTGTVTFDPGFMNTASTKSAITYIDGDAGILRYRGYPIEQLAKQSSFLETSYLLIYGELPTEAQLQDFDQRIRRHTLLHEDLKSFFGGFPRDAHPMPVLSSAVSALSTFYQDSLDPFDEEQVELSTIRLMAKLPVIAAYAHKKSLGQPMLYPDNSMNLVENFMRLSFGLPAEPYEIDPDLVEALDQLLVLHADHEQNCSTSTVRLVGSAGANMFTSVSAGISALSGPLHGGANEAVLNMLREIKSTGMAPETFMEKVKNKEDGVKLMGFGHRVYKNYDPRAKIVKATAHDILAKLGGNDELLEIAMRLEEKALADDYFIERKLYPNVDFYTGLIYKAMGFPEKMFTVLFAIGRLPGWIAQWREMMLDPQTKIGRPRQLYTGSLERSYPVR comes from the coding sequence ATGACTGAGCGTCCCAGTGCACAGCTGCGCTATGGGGAAAACACCGAAGACAGCCTTGAGCTTCCCCGCGTTGACGCGGTGGAAGGCAATGGCGGCTTTGATGTCTCCAAACTGCTGAAACAGACCGGAACCGTCACCTTTGACCCGGGCTTCATGAACACTGCATCCACGAAGTCCGCCATTACCTACATTGACGGTGACGCCGGAATTCTGCGGTACCGCGGCTACCCGATCGAGCAGCTGGCCAAGCAATCAAGCTTTCTGGAAACGTCTTACCTGCTGATCTACGGAGAACTGCCCACTGAGGCCCAGCTGCAAGACTTTGACCAGCGGATCCGCCGGCACACGCTGCTGCACGAAGACCTCAAGAGTTTCTTCGGCGGGTTCCCGCGCGACGCCCACCCGATGCCGGTACTGTCTTCGGCCGTCAGCGCTCTGTCGACCTTCTACCAGGACTCCCTGGACCCGTTCGACGAGGAGCAGGTGGAACTTTCCACCATCCGCCTGATGGCCAAGCTTCCGGTCATCGCTGCCTACGCGCACAAGAAGAGCCTCGGACAGCCGATGCTCTACCCGGACAATTCCATGAACCTCGTGGAAAACTTCATGCGTCTGAGCTTCGGCCTTCCGGCCGAGCCGTACGAGATTGACCCGGACCTGGTCGAGGCACTGGACCAGCTGCTGGTCCTGCACGCCGATCACGAGCAGAACTGCTCCACCTCCACTGTCCGCCTGGTCGGCAGCGCCGGTGCCAACATGTTCACCTCCGTCTCCGCGGGCATCAGTGCCCTGTCCGGACCGCTGCACGGCGGGGCCAACGAAGCCGTGCTGAACATGCTCCGCGAGATCAAGTCCACGGGCATGGCACCGGAAACCTTCATGGAGAAGGTCAAGAACAAGGAAGACGGCGTGAAGCTCATGGGCTTCGGGCACCGCGTCTACAAGAATTACGATCCCCGCGCCAAGATCGTCAAGGCAACCGCCCACGACATCCTGGCCAAGCTCGGCGGCAACGACGAGCTGCTGGAAATCGCCATGCGCCTGGAAGAGAAGGCCCTGGCCGATGATTACTTCATCGAACGCAAGCTGTACCCCAACGTGGACTTCTACACCGGCCTGATCTACAAGGCCATGGGCTTCCCCGAGAAGATGTTCACGGTCCTGTTCGCCATCGGCCGCCTGCCGGGCTGGATTGCACAGTGGCGTGAAATGATGCTGGATCCGCAGACGAAGATTGGCCGTCCGCGCCAGCTTTACACCGGCTCCCTGGAGCGCAGCTACCCCGTCCGCTAG
- the typA gene encoding translational GTPase TypA, whose translation MSETNTAVNTAVRSDLRNVAIVAHVDHGKTTLVDAMLKQTNSFAAHGNVEERVMDSGDLEREKGITILAKNTTVFYNGPAAKGETITINVIDTPGHADFGGEVERGLSMVDGVVLLVDASEGPLPQTRFVLRKALAAKLPVILLVNKTDRPDSRIDEVVSEAMDLLLGLASDLADEVPDLDLDLVLNVPVVYAAARVGAASLEQPADGSAPANDNLEPLFQTIIDHIPAPTYDPEGVLQAHVTNLDASPFLGRLALLRIFNGTLHKGQTVAWARADGTMKSVKITELLATKALDRVPTESAGPGEIVAVAGIEDITIGETLTDIDNPKPLPLITVDDPAISMTIGINTSPLAGRVKGAKVTARQVKDRLDKELIGNVSLKVLPTERPDAWEVQGRGELALAILVEQMRREGFELTVGKPQVVTKQIDGKKCEPMEHMTIDVPEEYLGAVTQLMAVRKGRMVNMSNHGTGWVRMEFIVPARGLIGFRTKFLTETHGAGISSSIAEGYEPWVGPIEYRTNGSLIADRSGVVTPFAMIKLQERGSFFVEPTSEVYEGMIVGENSRADDMDVNITKEKQLTNMRAASSDTFENLTPPRKLTLEESLEFAREDECVEVTPESIRIRKLVLGASERAKVTRARAKS comes from the coding sequence ATGTCAGAAACCAACACGGCTGTAAATACCGCAGTACGAAGCGATCTCCGCAACGTTGCGATTGTGGCCCACGTTGACCACGGTAAGACGACTCTCGTCGACGCCATGCTGAAGCAGACGAACTCGTTTGCCGCCCACGGAAACGTGGAAGAACGCGTGATGGACTCCGGTGACCTGGAGCGCGAAAAGGGCATCACCATCCTGGCCAAGAACACCACCGTGTTCTACAACGGTCCGGCTGCCAAGGGTGAAACCATTACCATCAACGTGATCGACACCCCCGGCCACGCCGACTTCGGTGGCGAGGTTGAGCGCGGCCTGTCCATGGTGGACGGCGTTGTGCTGCTCGTTGATGCTTCCGAGGGCCCGCTGCCGCAGACCCGTTTCGTGCTGCGCAAGGCGCTGGCCGCCAAGCTGCCCGTCATCCTTCTGGTCAACAAGACCGACCGTCCCGACTCCCGCATCGACGAGGTCGTCAGCGAAGCCATGGACCTGCTCCTGGGTCTGGCCTCGGACCTCGCGGACGAAGTTCCGGACCTGGACCTGGACCTGGTGTTGAACGTTCCGGTCGTTTACGCAGCCGCCCGCGTCGGCGCTGCTTCCCTGGAACAGCCGGCTGACGGCTCCGCTCCGGCCAATGACAACCTGGAACCGCTGTTCCAGACGATCATCGACCACATCCCGGCCCCCACCTACGATCCCGAGGGCGTCCTCCAGGCCCACGTGACCAACCTTGACGCTTCTCCGTTCCTGGGTCGCCTGGCACTGCTGCGCATCTTCAACGGCACCCTGCACAAGGGTCAGACCGTTGCCTGGGCCCGTGCCGACGGCACCATGAAGTCCGTCAAGATCACCGAACTGCTGGCCACCAAGGCCCTGGACCGGGTTCCGACCGAATCCGCCGGCCCCGGCGAAATCGTTGCCGTTGCCGGTATCGAGGACATCACCATTGGTGAAACCCTCACCGACATCGACAACCCCAAGCCGCTGCCGCTGATTACTGTCGATGATCCGGCAATCTCCATGACCATCGGTATCAACACGTCGCCGCTGGCCGGCCGCGTGAAGGGCGCCAAGGTTACGGCCCGCCAGGTCAAGGACCGCCTCGACAAGGAACTGATCGGTAACGTTTCGCTGAAGGTCCTTCCGACCGAGCGTCCGGATGCCTGGGAAGTGCAGGGCCGCGGCGAGCTCGCCCTGGCCATCCTCGTGGAGCAGATGCGCCGCGAAGGCTTCGAACTGACCGTTGGCAAGCCGCAGGTTGTCACCAAGCAGATCGACGGCAAGAAGTGCGAGCCGATGGAGCACATGACCATCGACGTACCCGAGGAATACCTCGGTGCGGTCACTCAGCTGATGGCCGTCCGCAAGGGCCGCATGGTCAACATGTCCAACCACGGCACCGGCTGGGTTCGCATGGAGTTCATCGTTCCCGCCCGCGGCCTGATCGGCTTCCGTACCAAGTTCCTCACGGAAACCCACGGTGCCGGCATCTCCTCCTCCATCGCTGAAGGCTACGAGCCTTGGGTTGGCCCGATCGAGTACCGCACCAACGGTTCCCTGATCGCTGACCGCTCCGGCGTTGTCACCCCGTTCGCGATGATCAAGCTGCAGGAACGCGGTTCCTTCTTCGTGGAGCCCACCTCCGAGGTTTACGAGGGCATGATCGTTGGCGAGAACTCCCGCGCCGATGACATGGACGTGAACATCACCAAGGAAAAGCAGCTCACCAACATGCGTGCCGCTTCCTCGGACACCTTCGAGAACCTGACCCCGCCGCGCAAGCTGACTCTGGAAGAGTCCCTCGAATTCGCCCGCGAAGACGAGTGCGTGGAAGTTACTCCGGAGTCCATCCGCATCCGCAAGCTGGTCCTGGGCGCTTCCGAGCGTGCCAAGGTCACCCGCGCACGCGCCAAGAGCTAA
- a CDS encoding ABC transporter permease, producing MAGYVLRRFLQLIPVFLGATLLLYFLVFSLPGDATAAICGDKGCTPAVEASLRAQYNLDQPFWMQYLLYLKGVLTFDLGTNFAGREISTIIAEVFPTTAKLAVMALVFEAVFGIVFGLFAGLRKGKIFDSTVLVVSLVVISVPIFVLGFLMQFVFGVKLAWTNPTVSGDASFTELLLPAIVLGLVSFAYVLRLTRTSVIENANADYVRTATAKGLSRPRVVTVHILRNSMIPVATFLGADLGALMGGAIVTEGIFNVNGVGNTLYRAVLNGEAPVVVSIVTVLILIFCLANLLVDLLYAWLDPRIRYA from the coding sequence ATGGCCGGATACGTTCTTCGGCGCTTCCTGCAGTTAATCCCCGTTTTCCTGGGTGCAACACTGCTTCTCTACTTCCTGGTCTTCAGCCTTCCCGGCGACGCGACGGCCGCCATCTGCGGCGACAAGGGCTGCACCCCCGCCGTCGAAGCATCACTGCGTGCCCAGTACAACCTGGACCAGCCGTTCTGGATGCAGTACCTCCTGTACCTCAAGGGCGTTCTGACCTTCGACCTGGGAACAAACTTCGCCGGCCGCGAGATCTCCACCATCATCGCCGAGGTCTTCCCGACCACCGCAAAGCTGGCCGTCATGGCCCTCGTCTTCGAAGCCGTCTTCGGCATCGTCTTCGGCCTCTTCGCCGGCCTGCGCAAGGGCAAGATCTTCGACTCCACGGTTCTCGTGGTGTCCCTGGTGGTCATCTCCGTCCCGATCTTCGTGCTCGGCTTCCTGATGCAGTTCGTCTTTGGCGTCAAACTCGCCTGGACCAACCCCACCGTGAGCGGTGACGCGTCCTTTACCGAGTTGCTGCTGCCTGCCATTGTGCTGGGCCTGGTTTCCTTCGCCTATGTGCTGCGTCTTACCCGCACGAGCGTGATTGAGAACGCCAACGCTGACTATGTCCGCACCGCAACGGCCAAGGGCCTGAGTCGTCCGCGCGTCGTCACGGTGCACATTCTCCGCAACTCCATGATTCCGGTTGCCACTTTCCTGGGCGCCGACCTGGGTGCCCTGATGGGCGGCGCGATCGTGACCGAAGGGATCTTCAACGTCAACGGCGTCGGCAACACTCTGTACCGCGCCGTGCTCAATGGTGAAGCTCCGGTGGTCGTCTCCATCGTCACCGTGCTGATCCTGATTTTTTGCCTCGCCAACCTGTTGGTAGATCTTCTGTACGCGTGGCTGGACCCGAGGATTCGATATGCCTGA
- a CDS encoding ABC transporter permease: MPENDKALTPASRGKVSPYPIEHFVADVEETPVQPVDSSTADGAPRSIWGEAWRSLRKQPLFIISALLLLAVIVVALFPGIFTSEQPNDNCLLANSDGGPIAGHPLGFTQQGCDVLARVVYGTRSSLMVGLLATLGVVVVGGVIGALAGFFGGWVDAILARVSDIFFALPMILGAIVVVQLPFFRENRNVWTIVLILVTFGWPQVARITRGAVLEIRNADFVTAAQSLGVSRMSALIKHVIPNAMAPVIVIATISLGTFIVAESTLSFLGIGLPPDVMSWGNDIFSAKPSLRTNPMALFWPALALSLTVLSFIMLGDALRDALDPKSRKR, encoded by the coding sequence ATGCCTGAGAATGACAAAGCACTGACCCCCGCTTCACGCGGCAAGGTCTCTCCCTACCCGATCGAGCATTTTGTGGCGGACGTGGAGGAGACTCCGGTCCAGCCCGTTGACAGCTCGACCGCAGACGGCGCGCCCCGCAGCATCTGGGGCGAAGCCTGGCGCAGCCTGCGCAAGCAGCCCCTGTTCATCATCAGCGCCCTGCTGCTTCTGGCCGTAATTGTCGTGGCACTGTTCCCCGGCATCTTCACCAGCGAACAGCCCAACGACAACTGCCTGCTGGCCAATTCAGACGGCGGTCCGATTGCGGGCCACCCGCTCGGCTTTACCCAGCAGGGCTGCGATGTTTTGGCCCGAGTGGTCTATGGAACACGCTCATCGCTGATGGTCGGTCTGCTGGCCACCCTCGGCGTGGTTGTTGTCGGCGGCGTCATTGGCGCCCTTGCCGGTTTCTTCGGCGGCTGGGTTGATGCCATCCTGGCCCGCGTCAGCGACATCTTCTTTGCGCTGCCGATGATCCTTGGCGCCATTGTTGTGGTGCAGCTTCCGTTCTTCCGGGAGAACCGCAACGTATGGACCATCGTCCTGATCCTGGTCACGTTCGGCTGGCCGCAGGTTGCCCGCATTACGCGCGGCGCCGTGCTTGAGATACGCAACGCGGACTTCGTCACGGCAGCCCAGTCGCTGGGCGTCTCACGGATGTCCGCGCTGATCAAGCACGTCATTCCGAATGCGATGGCACCCGTCATCGTCATCGCAACCATTTCGCTGGGCACCTTCATCGTGGCCGAGTCAACACTGTCCTTCCTGGGCATTGGCCTGCCGCCGGACGTCATGTCCTGGGGCAACGATATTTTCTCCGCGAAGCCCTCCCTGCGCACCAATCCGATGGCCCTGTTCTGGCCGGCACTTGCACTGTCGCTGACCGTGCTGTCCTTCATCATGCTCGGTGATGCTCTGCGGGACGCGCTCGACCCCAAGTCGCGTAAGCGATGA